ATCGTGTGAAGTGACAAAACTGTACATTTCCGAGTTTACATTGTTTTGTGTTGTGCACCTGTTCTTAGCTTTTATTTCTAAACTTTTGCTCATTTTACTTCTGTGATTCTTTTAAAGGTTTGGTTGTGTTCTCTATTGTTATCTTGCTCATGAATTTATTATTGTAATAGGACAAAAACCGGGATGTGATAGTGGCGTTCCCAGATGTTGAGCCTTTTGTTATTCAAACACCAGGATTGTGTACGAGAACTAGCAAAAATTATTCTACAATGCCATCAGAGAATTCTGTCCTGAGGGATGCATCCAATGATGCATATGATCAACCACATATATGGTATGATACCATTGCTGTTATACATGCCCTAGAGCTTTTCCTTGAGTATGGAGATGAGGTATCTGACAGCAACACGTTCAGGTAAGAGCACAGGTGCTCATATTGCTTAATCTATGGCATGAAATAGTTACTCTTTTGGTTAATGTTTCAGTATTATGATATTGCAGCGAGTAGTATCTTCACATTTTGTAATTTCATTGATCATCCTTCAATATGCTCAGCTTATTAGTGACTAGTTTGATTTAATTCGTCCCTATGGGGTGCAAGATAAAGTATGCCATTTGATATGTCATTGGCAAACTCAAAAAAGTATTATCTTCAACAGGCTTTGTGCTAATGCTAACTACTCTGAACGGCTGAATCAAAAAACATCCAGAACTTTGTCCGACTATTATCTTCTGGCATTTCAGAACCTTTGATGGTGTGGCAGTTGTTTAGTTTTTTATTCCCATCTGCTCCTAGAATTGTTTTTACCTGCTTTTGTGATATGTTCCGTATTGCTTTCTATTCAGCTAAACTAATTTGAATTGATACCAAACATGATCTGATTGTGATTCTGAGATGAAATTTTTGGGACCAAGTTGTTTTTTTCTTGTAAATGAACTTGTGCATATACCTGTTTGGAGCATCAAGTGGTCATGTGAAATAAGTTAATTCAGTCTTACATGAATGGAACAGATACGACCTTGTGGATTTGACTCGTCAGGCTCTGGCCAAATACGCCAACCAAATCTTCCTAAAGATAATCCAAGGCTACAAATCAAACAACATAAACCAAGTGACCACCCTGTGTGAACGCTTTCTAAACATTGTTGAGGATCTTGACGTGCTGCTGGCCTCTCATGAAGGATTTCTGCTTGGGCCTTGGTTGGAAAGTGCGAAGGGCCTTGCACGAGACCACGAACAAGAGATACAGGTAACACCCTCTTCTCTTACTGCCTCATGAGAACTAGCGGAAAACAAGTCAAAAACTGCTAAGGTAGATCCATCCTGTTCTGGATTATTATGAGCACAAGGACACTAAGTATTAAGCCTTGATGTTGTGATGCGATGCTATGTTATATACAAGCCGTAATGTTCCAAAACTATTAACTATTGCTCGTTGCTGACATACAACTGCTTTCAAACGGATGCAGTACGAATGGAATGCTAGAACTCAGATTACGATGTGGTTTGACAACACCGAAACAAAAGCAAGCTTGCTACGCGACTACGGTAAGACACATAGCACAACAGCCTTCCGCCCACTTCTCCGTGTTCCTCCATGTTCCTTTTTAACAAGTTCCGGTGCAGCAAACAAGTACTGGAGCGGCCTGCTGCGGGACTACTACGGGCCAAGGGCCGCCATCTACTTCAAGCACCTGATATCAAGCTTGAAGAAGAAGGAACCTTTTGCGTTGGAAGAATGGAGGAGGGAGTGGATCAGCCTCACCAACAACTGGCAGAGCGACATGAAGGTCTTCACGACCACAGCCACTGGAGACACCCTAAACATCTCCCGGGCCCTGTACATAAAGTACCTGCGCAACGCCGATTCACTTGGGCTAGATGGTATGGACTCATTCGGAAAGCCTGCAAGCTTGTAAATTTCAAGCTCCTGGGTATGTTTCTCAAGGAAATTTATAGAAGATCAGATGGGATGTTTTAGCTAGAGTTCATCAAACAGTTGGGTACTAGGAACCAAATGATCCGATTGCACGGTGAAACATACCGTTAGTTTTCCGTCGGTTTGGCTGGTATGTAATCATAATACTAGGAACCAAATGCCATCCCTGTTGTGACTTCAGGTGTGTTCGCAATAAAACGtactgctccctccgttccaaagtaAGTGTacatgttgacacatttttctgaATGAATTTGTGGTAACCTCAACTGGGCTCTGTCAGATATGAAAAGCAGATGATtctcaaaaaataaaaatgaaagtaGATAACTCTCCCCTTATATTATGCACATCGTGTACACTGAACTGAGCAGTGGTGGGCATGACCTTTGGGCACATTCACAAGACTGGTGGTTGGTGTTGGTGACCCTAGATCCTATTTGACTCTGGACTTCCGGTGCCTCATGTGGCCTAGCAAACAGCAGATCTAGAACGGCAcaggcatatactccctccgttcggaattacttgtctcggaaatggatgtatctagaactaaaatacatctagatacatccatttttgcgacaagtaattccgaacggagggagtataagagtacCAGTCTACCACCACGCCCATGTTCAGAAAGTAAAGCAGAGAGAGTATTGACAGCGACCTCCTTATTAATTAATAGCATCATGCTGAAACATAAGATAAGATGGATTAACCAAAATACCAAACCAAACTCGACAACCACCACACCCACGAACAAGCTTATTCCGCCGAACGACCACACAACACCTAGACCCTGACCAACCAGCTAGCTACGCCAAAATTGCACAATCAAGTTTGCAAATCATATGCGCCTAGAGCTTGAGGAAGACAAACTCTTCGATCGCAGGGATCTCCCCGATCTTGGTCAGCGTGGCCTTGCTGGGCTCCTCATCGACGCCTATCGCCATGATAGCCGTCTTGCGGGGAGCGATCCTCCCGACGCTCATGAAGCTGACGTTGACGTTCTCCTCGCCCAGGACGCTTCCGACCGACCCGATCATGCCGGGCTGGTCGACCTGCCTGCACAGGATCAGGCTGCCCTCCATGCTCACGTCCACCTCGAACGCTCCGACCTTGGTAAGGTGAGGGATGCCGTCCTTCACCCGCCCCTCCACCGTGACCAGTCCGGAGTCGCATATCGCACTGGGGAATTTGGACTCCACATTGGCTATCTGAACCTGAATGTACTCGAGAGGTGTCTCGGGTGAGCCATCCATCACGATTTTCTCCTCGCTGACACGGATGCCCCTCTGCTTCGCGGTAAAGTCGGCGTTGACCAGATTGACGAAAACGTCGGAGATTGGTTCGATCACACCCTTGGTGATCATTGCACGGAGAAGTCTCGTGTCAAGATCATCGGGAGCCCTTGCAGATGCATAGGTCACCTTCACAGACTTGATACCGCCACCACCGGCAACAAGCTGGACAGCTAGGCGCCCAAGCTTTTCAGCGAGCATGACATAAGGTGCAAGCTCTGAAAGCACCTGTATGAAACACAACGATATGAAGACAGATTCCAGATGTCACAGAAGGAAGTTGAAGTCAACAGAGAACAGAGAACAGAGATGAATACCTCAGCGGGAACCATTGGTGCATTGACGGCTGAAGCTGCAAGCTCCCCTTTCAGAGCTCCAGTGACAGCTTCAGCTATTTCAATAGCCACTCCTTCCTAAGGAATTTGAGATGTTTTCAGCATTTTGGCAGTTTAGATAATATAACCTTAATGCAGGTCATCACAGCATCTCTACGCTGATTCACCATACCTGTGCTTCTACTGTGCTGGCACCAAGATGTGGTGTCACGGTAACATTCTCATGCAGCACTAACTTGCTGTCTGCTGCTGGAGGCTCCTTAGTGAACACATCAAGAgcagcctagcatatacagatataaATATTAAGCGTGACTGGGTAAAAGAACTGCCCAGAATTCAGCAAAGCTTGAAGTACCAAAGGGAAGAGAATTAAACAGACCTGTGCAACAATTCCTGCATCAAGGGCCCTGACTAGAGCATCTTCATCAATCACACCACCACGGGCAACATTTATAATCCGAACACCCTTCTTCATCTTCACAAAGGCTTCATCGTTGAGCATCTTGTTTGTTGAAGGGGTAAGGGGCATATGCAATGAGATAAAGTCGGCGGTTGTCATAGCCTCTTCCATGCTCACTAGGTCAACTCCAATTGCACGAGCACGATCAGCAGAAGCATATGGATCGTGTGCAATCACGTGCATTCCTAGACCTTTAGCACGGCGTGCAACCTCTGACCCAACCTTTCCAAACCCAAGGATAGCAAGAGTTTTGCCAACAAGAGACACACCAACATACTTGGTGCGCGCCCATTTGCCTATACAACACAAGAGTCAAGTCAGCAAACGAGGTAGAAAAATACTACTGTTAGATAAACATCAGCGAACATTTTCGTCCGGAATGCATCAAATTACTCTGAAGCAAAATGCATTAGTAAAAGCGGCGACAAGGTCACTATGACTGCTAGAACACTGTGTGTAGTATTGCTGCTTCTATTTGTAAATAATTGATCAGATATTGTTTATAAGAGAGGCTGCAAACATAAATCTCCATACCAATGCTCAATAGATCCTCATTTTGCACGCATCTAGCCTGCGGTTTCGTTTCAGATCAAGCACCGAGTCGAAGGGATAAACAATTATGATTGTTTTCTCCTAAAAGTATCCTCCCAAGATTCGGCATCTCAGAAAATAATTAACATCGTATATAAAGTAACAATATATCTACGGGACAAGACACGACCGCACGTCTGCACGAAAGAGAGATGGTAGGCGCTGTTCCTCAACGCGATAGAACAGAGAAAGTCTCGCAGAATTCAGATCGCGAGTAAAGAAACTCACCAGCCTTGAGGGAGGCGTCGGCCTGGGCGACGTTCCGGGCCATGGCGCAGAGCAGCGCGATGCCGTGCTCTGCGGCGGCGACGGTGTTGGCGGTGGGCGCGTTGACGACGAGGCAGCCGtgctcggtggcggcggcgagatcgACGTTGTCGATCCCGACCCCCGCGCGGCCGACGACGCGGAGCCGGCCCCCCGAGGCCTCGAAGACGTCGCGCCCGACCTTGGTCCCGGAGCGCACGATGAGCGCGTCGCAGAGCGAGATCTTGGCGCGGAGCTCCTCGGGGGAGAGGCCGTAGGAGCAGTCGACGTTGGCGAACTCCCGGAGCAGCGCCAGCCCCGCGGCGCCGAGCTTCTCGGCCACGAGCACCGTGGGCTTGCCCTCGACGGCCACCGCGGCCGTCGCGGGCGGGGACGCGGNNNNNNNNNNNNNNNNNNNNNNNNNNNNNNNNNNNNNNNNNNNNNNNNNNNNNNNNNNNNNNNNNNNNNNNNNNNNNNNNNNNNNNNNNNNNNNNNNNNNNNNNNNNNNNNNNNNNNNNNNNNNNNNNNNNNNNNNNNNNNNNNNNNNNNNNNNNNNNNNNNNNNNNNNNNNNNNNNNNNNNNNNNNNNNNNNNNNNNNNNNNNNNNNNNNNNNNNNNNNNNNNNNNNNNNNNNNNNNNNNNNNNNNNNNNNNNNNNNNNNNNNNNNNNNNNNNNNNNNNNNNNNNNNNNNNNNNNGGCCGCGCGGCGGG
The window above is part of the Triticum aestivum cultivar Chinese Spring chromosome 2A, IWGSC CS RefSeq v2.1, whole genome shotgun sequence genome. Proteins encoded here:
- the LOC123190747 gene encoding D-3-phosphoglycerate dehydrogenase 1, chloroplastic (The sequence of the model RefSeq protein was modified relative to this genomic sequence to represent the inferred CDS: added 181 bases not found in genome assembly), with the translated sequence MAAPSPTTAAATHHRALLPAPARRAALSLAPSSALRLPARARANRGRICVSAPAAPAAASTASPPATAAVAVEGKPTVLVAEKLGAAGLALLREFANVDCSYGLSPEELRAKISLCDALIVRSGTKVGRDVFEASGGRLRVVGRAGVGIDNVDLAAATEHGCLVVNAPTANTVAAAEHGIALLCAMARNVAQADASLKAGKWARTKYVGVSLVGKTLAILGFGKVGSEVARRAKGLGMHVIAHDPYASADRARAIGVDLVSMEEAMTTADFISLHMPLTPSTNKMLNDEAFVKMKKGVRIINVARGGVIDEDALVRALDAGIVAQAALDVFTKEPPAADSKLVLHENVTVTPHLGASTVEAQEGVAIEIAEAVTGALKGELAASAVNAPMVPAEVLSELAPYVMLAEKLGRLAVQLVAGGGGIKSVKVTYASARAPDDLDTRLLRAMITKGVIEPISDVFVNLVNADFTAKQRGIRVSEEKIVMDGSPETPLEYIQVQIANVESKFPSAICDSGLVTVEGRVKDGIPHLTKVGAFEVDVSMEGSLILCRQVDQPGMIGSVGSVLGEENVNVSFMSVGRIAPRKTAIMAIGVDEEPSKATLTKIGEIPAIEEFVFLKL